In Ovis aries strain OAR_USU_Benz2616 breed Rambouillet chromosome 14, ARS-UI_Ramb_v3.0, whole genome shotgun sequence, a single genomic region encodes these proteins:
- the CKM gene encoding creatine kinase M-type: MPFGNTHNKHKLNFKAEEEYPDLSKHNNHMAKALTLEIYKKLRDKETPSGFTLDDVIQTGVDNPGHPFIMTVGCVAGDEESYTVFKDLFDPIIQDRHGGFKPTDKHKTDLNHENLKGGDDLDPHYVLSSRVRTGRSIKGYALPPHCSRGERRAVEKLSVEALNSLTGEFKGKYYPLKSMTEQEQQQLIDDHFLFDKPVSPLLLASGMARDWPDARGIWHNDNKSFLVWVNEEDHLRVISMEKGGNMKEVFRRFCVGLQKIEEIFKKAGHPFMWNEHLGYVLTCPSNLGTGLRGGVHVKLAHLSKHPKFEEILTRLRLQKRGTGGVDTAAVGSVFDVSNADRLGSSEVEQVQLVVDGVKLMVEMEKKLEKGQSIDDMIPAQK; encoded by the exons ATGCCGTTCGGTAACACCCACAACAAGCACAAGCTGAACTTCAAGGCTGAGGAGGAATACCCAGACCTCAGCAAGCACAACAACCACATGGCCAAGGCGCTGACCCTCGAGATTTACAAGAAGCTGCGGGACAAGGAGACGCCATCTGGCTTCACTCTGGATGATGTCATCCAGACAGGTGTGGACAACCCAG GTCACCCCTTCATCATGACCGTGGGCTGTGTGGCTGGTGATGAGGAGTCCTATACGGTTTTCAAGGACCTCTTTGACCCCATCATCCAGGACCGGCACGGGGGCTTCAAACCCACCGACAAGCACAAGACTGATCTCAACCATGAGAACCTCAAG GGTGGAGACGATCTGGACCCCCACTACGTGCTCAGCAGCCGTGTCCGCACGGGCCGCAGCATCAAGGGCTATGCACTGCCCCCTCACTGCTCCCGCGGCGAGCGCCGGGCCGTGGAGAAACTCTCCGTGGAAG CCCTCAACAGCCTGACGGGCGAGTTCAAGGGGAAATACTACCCTCTGAAGAGCATGAcggagcaggagcagcagcagctcatcgATGACCACTTCCTGTTCGACAAGCCCGTGTCCCCGCTGCTGCTGGCTTCAGGAATGGCCCGAGACTGGCCTGATGCCCGCGGTATCTG GCACAATGACAACAAGAGCTTCCTGGTGTGGGTGAACGAGGAGGACCACCTCCGAGTCATCTCCATGGAGAAGGGGGGCAACATGAAGGAGGTTTTCCGCCGCTTCTGCGTGGGGCTGCAGAAG ATTGAGGAGATATTCAAGAAGGCCGGCCACCCGTTCATGTGGAACGAGCACCTGGGCTACGTGCTCACCTGCCCATCTAACCTGGGCACCGGGCTGCGGGGAGGCGTGCATGTCAAGTTGGCGCACTTGAGCAAGCATCCCAAGTTCGAGGAGATCCTCACTCGCCTGCGCCTGCAGAAGCGAGGCACAG GTGGTGTGGACACGGCTGCCGTGGGCTCAGTGTTCGACGTGTCCAACGCCGACCGGCTGGGCTCGTCCGAGGTAGAACAGGTGCAGCTGGTGGTGGATGGTGTGAAGCTCATGGTGGAGATGGAGAAGAAGCTGGAGAAGGGCCAGTCCATCGACGACATGATCCCCGCCCAGAAGTAG